From one Streptomyces sp. CA-210063 genomic stretch:
- a CDS encoding indole-3-glycerol phosphate synthase, with translation MIEKALTSADVEFVTTLHGDEPASFHVLLQPRGNQADRLLRAIDDLALGELDEAAREGETPEGEQALDEGERALEVSLQALRASGSAAEGRLIADHPLDVLKSVVEEVEADEVLVLTDPHYVEEFFHRDWASRARHKVGVPVLKLFSHSRV, from the coding sequence ATGATCGAGAAGGCCCTGACGTCCGCGGACGTGGAGTTCGTCACGACCCTGCACGGCGACGAGCCGGCCTCCTTCCACGTGCTGCTCCAGCCGCGGGGCAATCAGGCCGACCGGTTGCTGCGGGCCATCGACGACCTCGCCCTCGGTGAGCTGGACGAGGCGGCGCGGGAGGGGGAGACGCCGGAGGGGGAGCAGGCGCTGGACGAGGGGGAACGGGCGCTCGAGGTGTCGCTGCAGGCGTTGCGGGCGAGCGGGAGTGCGGCGGAGGGGCGGTTGATCGCGGATCATCCGCTGGATGTGCTGAAGTCCGTGGTGGAAGAGGTCGAGGCCGATGAGGTTCTGGTGCTGACCGATCCCCACTACGTGGAGGAGTTCTTCCATCGGGACTGGGCGTCGCGGGCTCGGCACAAGGTGGGGGTGCCGGTGTTGAAGCTGTTCTCGCACAGTCGGGTGTAG
- a CDS encoding pyrimidine reductase family protein: MRRLFPVTEETAARTPEVTGGAHAAEVRMSGEGGGPVGAPTPGGRERPGAAGGADLVDREWSLDELAVAYAYPEPAPGGREPWLRANMVSTLDGAAQHGGRSQPISSDADMRIFGTLRGLADVVIVGAETVRQEGYRPARAREAFAEARRAAGQTPAPAVAVVSASLDLDFSLPLFASPSVPTILLTGAAAAPDRVAAAEKAGVRVVVAGDGMGVEPARAVRALADLGLTRLLSEGGPRLLGQLIAADVLDELCLTVSPMLTAGDAQRIAGGPSVPVPKRFALASLLEEAGFLFGRYRRT, from the coding sequence ATGCGACGCCTGTTCCCTGTGACCGAAGAGACAGCGGCCCGGACACCGGAAGTGACCGGTGGTGCGCATGCGGCTGAGGTGCGCATGTCGGGTGAGGGTGGGGGCCCGGTCGGTGCTCCGACGCCAGGTGGGCGTGAGCGGCCGGGTGCGGCCGGGGGAGCGGATCTCGTCGACCGGGAGTGGAGTCTCGACGAGCTGGCGGTGGCGTACGCCTATCCCGAACCCGCGCCGGGCGGTCGGGAGCCGTGGCTGCGGGCCAACATGGTCTCCACGCTCGACGGCGCGGCCCAGCACGGCGGGCGTTCGCAGCCGATCTCCAGCGACGCCGACATGCGGATCTTCGGCACGCTGCGGGGGCTCGCGGACGTGGTGATCGTCGGTGCGGAAACGGTACGCCAGGAGGGCTACCGTCCGGCACGCGCGCGTGAGGCGTTCGCGGAGGCCCGCCGGGCGGCCGGACAGACGCCCGCCCCGGCCGTCGCGGTGGTGAGCGCCAGCCTGGATCTGGACTTCTCGCTGCCGCTGTTCGCCTCGCCGTCCGTCCCCACCATCCTGCTGACCGGCGCCGCCGCGGCCCCCGACCGGGTCGCCGCCGCCGAGAAGGCCGGCGTCCGGGTGGTGGTCGCCGGTGACGGCATGGGCGTCGAGCCGGCCCGTGCCGTACGCGCCCTCGCCGACCTGGGGCTGACCCGGCTGCTCAGCGAGGGCGGCCCCCGGCTGCTCGGCCAGCTGATCGCCGCCGATGTCCTCGACGAGCTGTGTCTGACCGTGTCGCCGATGCTCACGGCGGGGGACGCGCAGCGGATCGCCGGGGGCCCCTCGGTGCCCGTGCCCAAGCGCTTCGCGCTGGCGTCGCTGCTGGAGGAGGCCGGGTTCCTGTTCGGTCGTTACCGTCGTACGTGA
- the zapE gene encoding cell division protein ZapE encodes MSCSVARPLDSVTVSSSSATVSGLGPIPEAAPLSLCTREPHVPADRLVAEMVPPPRFDSVRFATYIPDPNQPSQTEAVRVLSGFAAGLGGAHATGTGKRGFLGFGRAKAPKVPAGPRGVYLDGGYGVGKTHLLASLWHATPAEPSLKAFGTFVELTNLVGALGFQKTIQTLSGHRLLCIDEFELDDPGDTVLVSTLLGKLVDAGVALAATSNTLPGKLGEGRFASADFLREIQGLSAHFRALRIDGEDYRHRGLPEAPAPFSDEEVTKAAYATGGASLDDFPHLLDHLARVHPSRYGALTDGLKAVCLTDVQPIPDQSTALRLVVLADRLYDREVPVLASGLPFDQLFSEEMLNGGYRKKYFRAISRLTALARDAKRLVEH; translated from the coding sequence ATGTCGTGCAGTGTGGCACGACCCTTAGACTCGGTAACCGTGTCGTCGTCCTCAGCCACCGTGTCCGGACTCGGTCCGATACCCGAAGCGGCTCCCCTGTCCCTGTGCACCCGCGAGCCGCATGTCCCCGCGGACCGGCTCGTCGCCGAGATGGTGCCGCCGCCGCGTTTCGACTCGGTCCGCTTCGCCACGTACATCCCGGACCCGAACCAGCCGAGCCAGACCGAGGCCGTCCGCGTCCTGAGCGGCTTCGCGGCGGGTCTCGGCGGGGCGCACGCCACCGGCACCGGCAAGCGCGGCTTCCTCGGCTTCGGAAGGGCGAAGGCCCCCAAGGTCCCCGCCGGCCCCCGCGGCGTCTACCTCGACGGCGGCTACGGCGTCGGCAAGACCCACCTCCTCGCCTCCCTCTGGCACGCCACCCCGGCCGAACCGTCCCTCAAGGCCTTCGGCACCTTCGTGGAGCTGACGAACCTGGTCGGCGCGCTCGGCTTCCAGAAGACGATCCAGACCCTCTCCGGGCACCGCCTGCTGTGCATCGACGAGTTCGAGCTGGACGACCCGGGCGACACCGTCCTGGTGTCGACCCTGCTCGGCAAGCTCGTCGACGCGGGCGTGGCACTGGCCGCCACCTCGAACACGCTGCCGGGCAAGCTCGGTGAGGGCCGGTTCGCGTCGGCCGACTTCCTGCGCGAGATCCAGGGCCTGTCCGCCCACTTCCGCGCCCTGCGCATCGACGGCGAGGACTACCGCCACCGCGGTCTGCCCGAGGCCCCGGCACCGTTCTCCGACGAGGAGGTCACCAAGGCGGCGTACGCCACCGGGGGCGCCTCGCTCGACGACTTCCCGCATCTGCTGGACCACCTGGCGCGGGTCCACCCCAGCCGGTACGGCGCCCTCACGGACGGCCTGAAGGCGGTCTGCCTGACGGATGTCCAGCCGATCCCGGACCAGTCCACCGCGCTCCGGCTCGTGGTCCTGGCCGACCGGCTGTACGACCGCGAGGTGCCCGTGCTCGCCTCGGGGCTGCCCTTCGACCAACTGTTCAGCGAGGAGATGCTGAACGGCGGCTACCGCAAGAAGTACTTCCGCGCCATCTCCCGCCTCACCGCCCTCGCACGCGACGCCAAGCGACTCGTGGAGCACTGA
- a CDS encoding carbonic anhydrase has protein sequence MQPLIDNARTFGQRPEEFARLAEGQSPEVLFITCSDSRVVPALITGARPGELFELRTAGNIVPPYTSDRPTGETATIEYAVEVLGVTDIVVCGHSHCGAVGALVRGDDLTAVPAVRDWLTNATPRPQGAVEDPTVADGVQNHVLSQLLRLRSYPCVEKRLADGRLRLRGWYYEVHTGAVREHRADTDKFETL, from the coding sequence ATGCAGCCCCTCATCGACAACGCCCGCACGTTCGGACAGCGCCCTGAGGAGTTCGCCAGGCTGGCCGAAGGCCAGTCCCCCGAGGTCCTGTTCATCACCTGCTCCGACTCTCGGGTCGTCCCGGCCCTGATCACGGGCGCCCGCCCCGGCGAGCTCTTCGAGCTGCGCACCGCCGGCAACATCGTCCCCCCGTACACCTCCGACCGCCCCACCGGTGAGACGGCCACCATCGAGTACGCCGTGGAGGTCCTCGGCGTCACCGACATCGTGGTCTGCGGACACTCGCACTGCGGCGCCGTCGGTGCCCTGGTGCGCGGCGACGACCTGACCGCCGTACCCGCCGTACGCGACTGGCTGACCAACGCAACACCGCGCCCCCAAGGGGCAGTCGAGGACCCCACGGTCGCGGACGGAGTCCAGAACCACGTCCTCAGCCAGCTTCTGCGCCTGCGCTCCTACCCCTGTGTGGAGAAGCGCCTCGCGGACGGCCGGCTGCGGCTGCGCGGCTGGTACTACGAGGTCCACACCGGTGCCGTGCGCGAACACCGCGCGGACACCGACAAGTTCGAGACCCTGTGA
- a CDS encoding SulP family inorganic anion transporter, which translates to MSKFPYLRQDFGASLVVFLVALPLCVGVAVASGVPAELGLVTGIVGGIVAGLMPGSSLQVSGPAAGLTVLVFEAVRQFGLPALGVIVLAAGLLQLAMGALKLGRWFRAISVSVVEGMLAGIGLVIIAGQLYAAAGLKAPASGLGKITGLPGAFVDAMGSTAALASLALGAGTIAVMVLWKRLPKKVQVVPGALAAVVLATLATVAFSLPVANVEVKGLLDAVQPPGLDAFGQLADVAILGTILAFTLIASAESLFSAAAVDRMHDGPRTEYDKELMAQGAGNTVCGLLGALPMTAVIVRSSANLQAGAKTKASRVLHGVWLLLFAALLPGALALIPLPALAGILVHAGWKLIPFREIVSLWRAHRGEALILVVTAVAIVVVNMFEGVLIGLALSVAKTAWEASHIKLEVIDKGAGPVQAYLSGNATFLRLPKILDNLESLPQDRPVELHLTGLHHLDHACRTALENWAARHSATGTEPVKMTVPEPEKVTSGTS; encoded by the coding sequence ATGTCCAAGTTCCCTTACCTACGACAGGACTTCGGTGCCTCGCTCGTCGTGTTCCTGGTCGCGCTGCCGCTGTGCGTGGGCGTGGCCGTCGCCTCCGGGGTGCCGGCCGAACTCGGCCTGGTCACCGGCATCGTGGGCGGCATCGTCGCCGGTCTGATGCCCGGCAGCAGCCTGCAGGTCTCCGGCCCGGCGGCCGGTCTGACCGTGCTGGTCTTCGAGGCGGTGCGCCAGTTCGGGCTGCCCGCCCTCGGAGTGATCGTGCTCGCCGCCGGTCTGCTTCAACTCGCCATGGGCGCACTGAAGTTGGGCCGTTGGTTCCGCGCCATATCCGTATCCGTCGTCGAGGGCATGCTCGCCGGTATCGGCCTCGTGATCATCGCGGGCCAGCTCTACGCGGCGGCCGGCCTGAAGGCCCCCGCCTCCGGCCTCGGCAAGATCACGGGCCTGCCCGGGGCCTTCGTCGACGCCATGGGCAGCACAGCGGCCCTCGCTTCCCTCGCGCTCGGCGCGGGCACGATCGCGGTGATGGTGCTGTGGAAGCGGCTGCCGAAGAAGGTCCAGGTGGTACCCGGCGCGCTGGCCGCGGTGGTCCTGGCCACCCTCGCCACCGTCGCCTTCAGCCTGCCGGTGGCGAACGTCGAGGTGAAGGGCCTGCTGGACGCCGTCCAGCCTCCCGGACTCGACGCCTTCGGTCAGCTCGCGGACGTGGCGATCCTCGGCACGATCCTCGCTTTCACGCTCATCGCCTCCGCCGAGAGTCTGTTCAGCGCGGCGGCCGTGGACCGGATGCACGACGGTCCGCGCACCGAGTACGACAAGGAGCTGATGGCCCAGGGCGCCGGCAACACGGTGTGCGGGCTGCTGGGCGCGCTGCCGATGACCGCGGTGATCGTCCGCAGCTCCGCCAACCTCCAGGCCGGCGCGAAGACGAAGGCGTCCCGGGTGCTGCACGGCGTGTGGCTGCTGCTCTTCGCGGCGCTGCTGCCGGGCGCCCTCGCCCTGATTCCGCTCCCCGCCCTGGCCGGCATCCTCGTCCACGCGGGCTGGAAGCTGATCCCGTTCCGGGAGATCGTCTCCCTGTGGCGGGCGCACCGGGGTGAGGCGCTGATCCTGGTGGTCACGGCCGTGGCGATCGTCGTGGTGAACATGTTCGAGGGCGTACTGATCGGTCTGGCCCTCTCCGTGGCCAAGACCGCCTGGGAGGCCTCGCACATCAAGCTGGAGGTCATAGACAAGGGCGCCGGCCCCGTCCAGGCCTACCTCTCCGGCAACGCGACCTTCCTCCGCCTGCCGAAGATCCTGGACAACCTGGAGTCCCTCCCCCAGGACCGCCCCGTGGAACTCCACCTCACCGGCCTCCACCACCTCGACCACGCCTGCCGCACCGCCCTCGAGAACTGGGCGGCCCGCCACAGCGCGACCGGCACGGAACCGGTGAAAATGACGGTCCCGGAACCGGAGAAGGTGACGTCGGGAACGTCCTGA
- a CDS encoding slipin family protein, protein MVQELLVAATAVGSAALVYVAAAARIVKQYERGVVFRLGRLRGQPRTPGFTMVVPGIDHIRKVNMQIVTMPVPAQEGITRDNVTVRVDAVVYFKVVDAASALITVEDYKFAVSQMAQTSLRSIIGKSDLDDLLSDREKLNQGLELMIDSPAVGWGVQVDRVEIKDVSLPETMKRSMARQAEADRERRARIINADAELQASKKLAEAAQQMADTPSALQLRLLQTVVAVAAEKNSTLVLPFPVELLRFLERAQAGPPPDTAPPRPHPLTQPPPSPPPPTE, encoded by the coding sequence ATGGTCCAAGAGCTACTCGTGGCCGCCACAGCGGTCGGCTCCGCCGCCCTCGTGTACGTCGCGGCCGCGGCCCGAATCGTCAAGCAGTACGAACGCGGCGTGGTCTTCCGCCTCGGCCGTCTGCGGGGCCAGCCCAGAACCCCTGGCTTCACCATGGTGGTCCCCGGCATCGACCACATCCGCAAGGTGAACATGCAGATCGTGACGATGCCCGTACCGGCCCAGGAGGGCATCACCCGCGACAACGTCACCGTGCGCGTCGACGCGGTCGTCTACTTCAAGGTCGTCGACGCGGCGAGCGCCCTGATCACGGTCGAGGACTACAAGTTCGCCGTCTCCCAGATGGCCCAGACCTCCCTCCGCTCGATCATCGGCAAGAGCGACCTCGACGACCTCCTCTCCGACCGCGAGAAGCTCAACCAGGGCCTGGAGCTGATGATCGACAGCCCCGCCGTCGGCTGGGGCGTCCAGGTCGACCGCGTCGAGATCAAGGACGTGTCCCTGCCGGAGACCATGAAACGCTCCATGGCCCGCCAGGCCGAGGCGGACCGCGAACGCCGCGCCCGCATCATCAACGCGGACGCCGAGCTGCAGGCCTCCAAGAAGCTGGCCGAGGCGGCGCAGCAGATGGCCGACACCCCCTCCGCGCTCCAACTCCGCCTGCTGCAGACGGTGGTGGCGGTGGCCGCCGAGAAGAACTCCACCCTCGTACTCCCCTTCCCGGTGGAACTGCTCCGCTTCCTGGAACGAGCGCAGGCAGGCCCCCCACCGGACACCGCCCCTCCGCGGCCCCACCCACTTACCCAGCCGCCCCCCTCCCCTCCCCCTCCGACCGAGTGA
- a CDS encoding PhoX family protein produces the protein MTRRQALARTGALGAGIAFTGALSELFAGTAAAQSGLGHSGGYGPLIPDPNGLLDLPKGFRYQVLSREGDPLRSGEGQVPSNHDGMSAFPGRHGSARLVHLVRNHENRHNGRIPVPTVKGLTYDPMGKGGCTALTLDARGKVLSERVALAGTAVNCAGGPTPWGTWLTCEETEDQAGTNGYTKDHGFVFEVDPTNPHRSGAVPLTAMGRFQHEAIAVDPHRGIVYETEDAFEKPFGLFYRFLPDKPKGGLGSLRAGGHLQAMRVPGVPDLSSVQDPGACFERIEWVDVPDPLAAQTPIRHQDFGPHGITHAQKLEGCYWGGRCVYFVSSFARSADGSAADHYGQIWRYDPDHHTLTLVIVFGPATDIQLPGESPDNICLAPTGGLMVCEDGNGTQHIYGVTRQGHVYAMARNAQAITSAATSAGGTPTAPEWGEFAGVTFSPDGDTMYVNCYTPGTTFAVTGPWRRT, from the coding sequence GTGACCCGACGCCAGGCCCTCGCCCGCACCGGTGCCCTGGGAGCGGGCATCGCGTTCACCGGAGCCCTGTCCGAACTCTTCGCGGGCACGGCGGCCGCGCAGAGCGGCCTCGGCCACTCCGGCGGCTACGGCCCGCTGATCCCCGACCCGAACGGTCTGCTGGACCTGCCGAAAGGTTTCCGCTACCAGGTGCTGTCCCGCGAGGGCGATCCCCTCCGCTCCGGCGAGGGCCAGGTCCCCAGCAACCACGACGGAATGTCCGCCTTCCCCGGCAGACACGGCAGTGCTCGCCTCGTCCACCTGGTCCGCAACCACGAGAACCGCCACAACGGCCGCATCCCGGTCCCCACGGTCAAGGGCCTGACCTACGACCCGATGGGCAAGGGCGGTTGTACGGCCCTGACGCTCGATGCCCGGGGCAAAGTCCTCTCCGAGCGCGTCGCCCTCGCCGGCACCGCGGTCAACTGCGCGGGCGGCCCCACACCCTGGGGCACCTGGCTGACGTGCGAGGAGACCGAGGACCAGGCCGGCACCAACGGTTACACCAAGGACCACGGTTTCGTCTTCGAGGTGGACCCGACGAACCCGCACCGCTCCGGAGCCGTACCCCTCACCGCGATGGGCCGCTTCCAGCACGAGGCGATCGCGGTCGACCCCCACCGAGGCATCGTCTACGAGACGGAGGACGCCTTCGAGAAACCCTTCGGCCTCTTCTACCGCTTCCTCCCCGACAAGCCGAAGGGCGGCCTGGGTTCACTCCGCGCGGGCGGACACCTCCAGGCGATGCGCGTCCCGGGCGTACCGGATCTGTCCTCGGTCCAGGACCCCGGAGCCTGCTTCGAGCGCATCGAATGGGTCGACGTCCCCGACCCCCTCGCCGCCCAAACCCCCATCCGGCACCAGGACTTCGGCCCCCACGGCATCACCCACGCCCAGAAACTGGAGGGCTGCTACTGGGGCGGCCGATGCGTCTACTTCGTCTCCTCCTTCGCCCGCAGCGCGGACGGCTCGGCCGCCGACCACTACGGACAGATCTGGCGCTACGACCCCGACCACCACACCCTCACCCTCGTCATCGTCTTCGGCCCCGCCACGGACATCCAGCTCCCCGGCGAATCCCCCGACAACATCTGCCTCGCCCCCACCGGCGGGCTCATGGTCTGCGAGGACGGCAACGGCACCCAGCACATCTACGGCGTCACCCGCCAGGGCCACGTCTACGCCATGGCCCGCAACGCCCAGGCGATCACATCAGCCGCCACCTCGGCGGGTGGCACGCCCACCGCCCCCGAATGGGGCGAGTTCGCGGGCGTCACCTTCTCTCCCGACGGCGACACGATGTACGTCAACTGCTACACCCCGGGCACGACGTTCGCGGTGACGGGGCCGTGGCGTCGTACATGA
- a CDS encoding winged helix-turn-helix transcriptional regulator produces the protein MDTPPTSVSDGDGTTRVLVAHGKLSQALRLYRHLRSAGMSVALPRGGVGALGQLQEQPPDVVLLAVAPSEASWNPMALARALRQQPERPGILFLTSGPCRAEELSLADDYAHEDCLPDELALRIQVLLSRRSAPGSPPGPASGLQILPESRRVLRHGREVPLTATEFDILRLLATHPGQVVPKGEILDHVWHHDFNGESNIVEAYICTLRRKLADSDRSLISTVRGVGYLLAAPEPAPAPAPAPESLNPSLRITVPAAAEVVITSPTA, from the coding sequence ATGGACACACCCCCCACTTCAGTGTCCGACGGCGACGGGACCACCCGGGTCCTCGTCGCCCATGGCAAGCTCTCGCAGGCGCTGCGGCTGTACCGGCATCTGCGCTCCGCGGGCATGAGCGTCGCCCTGCCCCGGGGCGGCGTCGGCGCCTTAGGACAGCTACAGGAACAGCCGCCCGATGTGGTGCTGTTGGCGGTCGCTCCGTCCGAGGCCTCCTGGAACCCCATGGCCCTGGCACGCGCACTGCGACAGCAGCCGGAACGGCCCGGCATCCTCTTCCTCACCAGCGGCCCGTGCCGGGCGGAGGAGCTCAGCCTGGCCGACGACTACGCGCACGAGGACTGCCTCCCCGACGAACTGGCGCTGCGGATCCAGGTGTTATTGAGCAGGCGCTCGGCGCCGGGCTCTCCCCCGGGTCCCGCGTCAGGACTCCAGATACTTCCGGAGAGCCGCCGTGTCCTGCGGCACGGGCGTGAAGTCCCCCTCACCGCAACGGAGTTCGACATCCTGCGCCTCCTGGCGACCCACCCGGGGCAGGTCGTACCGAAGGGGGAGATCCTCGACCATGTCTGGCACCACGATTTCAACGGCGAGTCCAACATCGTCGAGGCCTACATCTGCACGCTGCGCCGCAAGCTCGCCGACTCCGACCGGTCGCTCATCAGCACGGTGCGCGGCGTGGGCTATCTGCTGGCCGCTCCCGAACCCGCACCCGCACCCGCACCCGCTCCGGAATCCCTTAATCCGTCTTTAAGGATCACCGTGCCCGCTGCTGCTGAAGTGGTCATCACAAGCCCAACGGCCTGA
- a CDS encoding peptidase inhibitor family I36 protein produces the protein MRALTALTGTAVAAAALVAGTATPSAAAVSDCPDFGVICAFKHVNYGGTPVWTESRPGYYSFTGTVRATTSVVNRTAYKVRIVGDNEFLGLCVARGHAVRDLPDGFDDKLSAIEINPPADSTCDYNY, from the coding sequence ATGCGAGCACTGACGGCTCTGACCGGCACCGCCGTCGCCGCGGCCGCCCTGGTCGCGGGTACGGCCACGCCGTCCGCGGCGGCGGTGAGCGACTGCCCGGACTTCGGTGTCATCTGCGCCTTCAAGCACGTCAACTACGGCGGCACCCCGGTGTGGACCGAGAGCCGGCCCGGCTACTACAGCTTCACGGGCACCGTGCGGGCCACCACCTCGGTCGTCAACCGCACCGCGTACAAGGTCAGGATCGTCGGCGACAACGAGTTCCTGGGGCTGTGCGTCGCCCGCGGTCACGCCGTCCGCGATCTGCCGGACGGCTTCGACGACAAGCTCAGCGCCATCGAGATCAACCCGCCCGCCGACTCCACCTGCGACTACAACTACTGA
- a CDS encoding peptidase inhibitor family I36 protein, protein MKKKLAYALTAPLAMLMTIGFGAPAAEAKASDCKEAQLCFFADPNFEGKRLYWWDDQLKLSTKLSITSHEPSWTASSVINRTPYYAHIWNARGEHRCLPPGYNFAHVGDAYNDKITHIGLYVDWC, encoded by the coding sequence ATGAAGAAAAAGCTCGCGTACGCCCTCACCGCACCTCTTGCCATGCTCATGACAATAGGCTTCGGCGCCCCCGCCGCAGAAGCCAAGGCCTCGGACTGCAAGGAGGCCCAGCTCTGCTTCTTCGCCGACCCGAACTTCGAGGGGAAGCGGCTGTACTGGTGGGACGACCAGCTCAAGCTGTCGACGAAGCTCAGCATCACCTCGCACGAACCCTCGTGGACGGCCTCGTCCGTGATCAACAGAACGCCGTACTACGCCCACATCTGGAACGCCAGGGGCGAGCACCGCTGCCTGCCGCCCGGGTACAACTTCGCGCACGTGGGTGACGCCTACAACGACAAGATCACCCACATCGGCCTGTACGTCGACTGGTGCTGA
- a CDS encoding polysaccharide deacetylase family protein: MTIPARRVAALSALCALGAALAACATPHASTRIVTATATARPSAVSASRPPTLAPGPAGLTPVFEHGPRTRGDKTVALTFDADMTADQGDRAAAGERFDNPQLIAALRQLKVPATVFMTGRWVEEYPIQARSIGRDPLFEVANHSYSHHAFTEECYGLPTMAPERMRADLERAYRVFREAGVTDPMPYFRFPGGCYDGRALRRLSASGVTAVQWDVVSGDAFATDADEVAREVLDGVRPGSVVVMHCTRSAAPVTERAVRKIVPELRKRGFRFVKVSELVGATAATAP; encoded by the coding sequence GTGACCATTCCCGCACGAAGAGTCGCCGCGCTGTCCGCGCTCTGCGCACTCGGCGCCGCCCTCGCCGCCTGCGCCACACCGCACGCCTCGACCCGCATCGTCACGGCCACCGCGACGGCCCGCCCCTCGGCGGTGTCCGCGTCCCGTCCGCCCACGCTCGCGCCGGGCCCCGCGGGACTGACCCCCGTGTTCGAGCACGGCCCCCGGACGCGCGGCGACAAGACGGTCGCGCTCACCTTCGACGCGGACATGACCGCGGATCAGGGGGACAGGGCGGCCGCGGGCGAACGGTTCGACAATCCGCAGCTGATCGCCGCGCTGCGGCAGCTGAAGGTTCCGGCCACGGTGTTCATGACGGGGCGGTGGGTCGAGGAGTACCCGATCCAGGCACGGTCCATCGGGCGGGACCCCCTGTTCGAGGTCGCGAACCACTCGTACAGCCACCACGCCTTCACCGAGGAGTGCTACGGCCTGCCGACGATGGCGCCCGAGCGCATGCGGGCGGACCTGGAGCGGGCCTATCGGGTGTTCCGTGAGGCGGGGGTGACGGACCCGATGCCTTACTTCCGCTTCCCCGGCGGCTGCTACGACGGGCGCGCGCTGCGGCGGCTGAGCGCGTCCGGGGTGACGGCGGTGCAGTGGGACGTGGTGAGCGGGGACGCGTTCGCGACGGACGCGGACGAGGTGGCGCGGGAGGTGCTGGACGGGGTGCGGCCGGGGTCCGTGGTGGTCATGCACTGCACACGGAGTGCCGCGCCGGTCACGGAGAGGGCCGTACGGAAGATCGTGCCGGAGCTGCGGAAGCGCGGTTTCCGGTTCGTGAAGGTGTCGGAGCTGGTCGGGGCGACAGCGGCGACGGCACCCTGA
- a CDS encoding ABC transporter has translation MTALLRYQAALLLRSQRWLPPVILYAAFLGIGVRNGQPVLDSLGYTAAALLPVAAWLMRICATNEPPAARSCTGAAAGPVRAHLACVLVAFATAALLGTAATVVVTFISAPTSTDHQTRVEALPAGGAGLLAALTCALLGTAVGALTNWPLLRSPGRAVPALLLGVLLTLVMAGSPARVAITALVDGSRHAIVPAPVLPLAAAGLLTAAATAVACALTTRRAA, from the coding sequence ATGACCGCCCTCCTCCGTTACCAGGCCGCGCTGCTGCTGCGCTCCCAGCGCTGGCTGCCGCCCGTCATCCTGTACGCGGCGTTCCTCGGCATCGGTGTGCGGAACGGGCAGCCGGTGCTCGACTCGCTCGGCTACACGGCCGCCGCGCTGCTGCCGGTGGCCGCCTGGCTGATGCGGATCTGCGCCACCAACGAGCCACCGGCGGCCCGCAGTTGTACGGGGGCGGCGGCCGGACCCGTCCGGGCGCACCTGGCCTGCGTCCTGGTCGCGTTCGCGACGGCGGCGCTCCTCGGGACGGCGGCCACGGTCGTCGTCACGTTCATCAGCGCCCCCACGAGCACGGACCACCAGACGCGCGTCGAGGCGCTTCCGGCGGGCGGCGCCGGACTCCTCGCCGCCCTCACCTGCGCCCTCCTCGGCACGGCCGTCGGCGCCCTCACGAACTGGCCGCTGCTGCGCTCGCCGGGCCGGGCCGTCCCCGCCCTCCTTCTCGGCGTGCTGCTGACCCTGGTGATGGCCGGTTCCCCGGCCCGGGTGGCGATCACCGCCCTGGTCGACGGCTCGCGGCACGCGATCGTCCCGGCCCCCGTGCTGCCTCTGGCCGCAGCCGGACTCCTCACGGCGGCCGCCACCGCCGTGGCCTGCGCCCTGACGACCCGCCGCGCCGCCTGA